One Rhipicephalus microplus isolate Deutch F79 chromosome 4, USDA_Rmic, whole genome shotgun sequence genomic window carries:
- the LOC142814051 gene encoding uncharacterized protein LOC142814051, whose amino-acid sequence MDKAAQRRERKAAAARARRQNPDVQAREAEALREGARRRRQDPAVREKEAAAARRRHQDLAVREREAAAARRRRQDPAVREKEAAAARLRREQDLPNATQREAARKRAYRQANPEARVREASAKRAKKEHEGAGARFKRDFLDVSFGHSCGVYDRLWFSNSLVTISSIKNDQARGNAIAVLRRDFPADDGGSSSGGDYNVCSSCKNSLVAGKVPPMSVSYGYTYPPKPDHLPPLNPVEERLIAPRLPFMSIRRLTHGSGQYGIKGQVVNVLINVPNTVQCLPRNVPDDVAIDVHLKCRLVCKPSYKKGLVKKRNIHEWLKHLEHSPLYKYLKIKIDWSRLANVQDDGDVDDDEIEPAPEVTDLEEPMQAVIALNAMAHTMIFYDGACIITNCVNSGGDVVAESVAGKAAHSAADEIGLIEGTHSLHVAPGEGQTPISLLFDEYAKELSFPQIYLGIPRRITGHRPTPFTKASSEIRRTDRRGVCPDHVFYMAMKVMRHNVASKTMTFRTNAITSAITRQQLENAHFMDEVLNRDLGFMRGIPNTVQYWQDRRKELFAMIRQLDFFKRVEFQQRGSAHIHTILWLDNAPQEEVSGNMPRTLEMVESLLTLDTDLLKRPRT is encoded by the exons atggataaggctgcacagcggagagagcgcaaggcggcagcagcgcgcgctcgcagacagaatcccgatgtgcaagcgcgcgaggcagaagcgctccgtgaaggtgcgcgacgccgccgccaagatcctgccgtacgtgaaaaaGAGGCTGCAGCGGCGCGACGCCGCCACCAAGATCTTGCCGTACGTGAAAGAGAGGCTGCAGCggcgcgacgccgccgccaagatcctgccgtacgtgaaaaaGAGGCCGCAGCGGCACGGCTGCGGCGTGAACAGGACCTGCCGAACGCCACACAACGGGAAGCGGCGAGAAAGCGTGCGTATCGACAGGCGAACCCCGAAGCGAGAGTTCGAGAGGCTTCTGCAAAACGCGCCAAGAAAGAACACGAAGGTGCCGGCGCGCgtttcaagcgcgacttcctggACGTTTcgtttggccatagctgtggtgTGTATGACAGACTGTGGTTCTCGAACAGTCTAGTCACGATATCTTCCATCAAGAACGACCAGGCTCGGGGTAATGCCATTGCCGTGCTTCGGCGCGACTTCCCCGCCGACGACGGCGGCAGCAGCAGTGGCGGTGACTACAATGTTTGCTCGAGCTGCAAGAATTCGCTAGTGGCGGGAAAGGTGCCTCCAATGAGCGTATCTTATGGCTACACGTACCCACCCAAACCGGATCACTTGCCGCCTCTGAACCCCGTTGAGGAACGACTGATCGCTCCTCGTCTACCGTTCATGAGCATAAGGCGGTTGACGCACGGAAGCGGACAGTACGGCATCAAGGGGCAAGTGGTTAACGTTCTGATAAACGTCCCCAACACGGTTCAATGCCTACCTCGGAACGTTCCGGACGACGTGGCCATCGACGTTCATCTCAAGTGCCGGCTCGTGTGCAAACCGTCGTATAAGAAAGGTCTCGTTAAGAAACGTAACATCCACGAGTGGCTCAAACACCTAGAGCATTCTCCGTTATACAAGTACCTCAAAATCAAAATTGATTGGAGCCGCCTCGCGAACGTGCAAGACGACGGTGACGTGGACGACGACGAGATCGAGCCGGCGCCGGAGGTTACCGACCTGGAAGAACCTATGCAGGCGGTGATTGCACTCAACGCAATGGCGCATACCATGATCTTTTACGACGGAGCCTGCATCATCACTAACTGCGTCAACAGCGGCGGCGACGTTGTGGCGGAATCTGTGGCGGGAAAGGCGGCGCATTCTGCAGCTGATGAAATAGGTCTAATCGAAGGTACGCACAGTCTCCACGTGGCACCCGGTGAAGGGCAGACTCCCATCTCTCTGCTTTTTGACGAGTATGCCAAAGAGTTGTCGTTTCCTCAAATATACCTCGGTATACCTCGTAGAATCACCGGACACAGACCGACCCCCTTCACAAAGGCGAGTAGCGAGATTCGTCGTACCGATCGTCGCGGAGTGTGCCCCGATCACGTCTTCTACATGGCCATGAAGGTCATGCGTCACAACGTTGCCAGCAAGACCATGACGTTCAGGACCAACGCAATCACCAGTGCGATTACGCGGCAGCAACTTGAGAATGCACATTTCATGGATGAAGTCCTCAACCGAGATCTCGGCTTCATGAGAGGCATACCAAACACCGTACAATACTGGCAAGATCGAAGAAAGGAACTCTTCGCCATGATTCGCCAGTTAG ACTTCTTCAAGCGGGTCGAATTCCAACAGCGTGGTAGCGCACACATTCACACCATTCTGTGGCTCGATAACGCCCCGCAAGAGGAAGTGTCTGGCAACATGCCGCGCACGCTGGAAATGGTCGAATCGTTGCTCACGCTCGACACAGACCTTCTAAAGAGACCCAGGACCTAG